The following are encoded in a window of Carya illinoinensis cultivar Pawnee chromosome 15, C.illinoinensisPawnee_v1, whole genome shotgun sequence genomic DNA:
- the LOC122295670 gene encoding 17.1 kDa class II heat shock protein-like: MDFRIMGVDSPLFSTLQQVMDLADDTDKSSFNAPTRTYMRDAKAMAATPADVKEYPSSYVFIIDMPGLKSGDIKVQVEDDIVLVISGERKREEEKEGAKYVRMERRVGKFMRKFVLPENANTDAISAVCQDGVLTVTVEKHPPPEPKKPKTIDVKIA; this comes from the coding sequence ATGGATTTCAGAATCATGGGTGTGGATTCTCCACTGTTCTCCACCCTGCAGCAGGTGATGGACCTGGCCGATGACACCGACAAGTCGTCCTTCAACGCTCCTACACGCACCTACATGCGCGACGCCAAGGCCATGGCTGCCACTCCCGCCGATGTCAAGGAGTACCCGAGCTCCTACGTCTTCATCATCGACATGCCGGGGCTCAAGTCCGGGGATATCAAGGTCCAGGTAGAGGACGACATTGTGCTCGTGATAAGCGGCGAGAGAAAACGGGAGGAGGAGAAAGAGGGAGCCAAGTATGTGAGGATGGAGAGGAGGGTGGGCAAGTTCATGAGGAAGTTTGTGTTGCCTGAGAATGCCAACACAGATGCTATCTCTGCGGTTTGCCAGGACGGTGTGCTGACTGTGACTGTGGAGAAACATCCGCCTCCAGAACCCAAGAAGCCCAAGACAATTGACGTTAAGATTGCATAA
- the LOC122295729 gene encoding 17.3 kDa class II heat shock protein-like — MDLRIMGVDSPLFSTLQQMMDTADNTEKSSFNAPTRTYIRDAKAMAATPADVKEYPSSYVFIIDMPGLKSGDIKVQVEEDNVLVISGERKREEEKEGAKYVRMERRVGKFMRKFVLPENANTDAISAVCQDGVLTVTVEKLPPPEPKKPKKIEVKIA; from the coding sequence ATGGATCTCAGAATCATGGGTGTTGATTCTCCACTGTTCTCCACCCTGCAGCAGATGATGGACACGGCCGATAACACTGAAAAGTCGTCCTTCAACGCTCCTACACGCACCTACATTCGCGACGCCAAGGCCATGGCTGCCACTCCCGCCGACGTCAAGGAGTACCCGAGCTCCTACGTCTTCATCATCGACATGCCGGGCCTCAAGTCCGGGGATATCAAGGTCCAGGTAGAGGAAGACAATGTGCTCGTGATAAGTGGCGAGAGGAAACGGGAGGAGGAGAAAGAGGGAGCCAAGTATGTGAGGATGGAGAGGAGGGTGGGCAAGTTCATGAGGAAGTTTGTGCTGCCTGAGAATGCCAACACAGATGCTATCTCTGCGGTTTGCCAGGACGGTGTACTTACTGTGACTGTGGAGAAGCTTCCGCCTCCAGAACCCAAGAAGCCCAAGAAAATTGAGGTTAAGATTGCATAA